Proteins found in one Mycteria americana isolate JAX WOST 10 ecotype Jacksonville Zoo and Gardens chromosome 8, USCA_MyAme_1.0, whole genome shotgun sequence genomic segment:
- the LOC142413712 gene encoding protocadherin gamma-A10-like gives MCAAGRYRGRRERALLWCVLVAAWEAAWGQLRYSVPEEMPKGSFVGDVAKDLGLELPALRHRDLSILDKGRTQYFALHGKTGHLVTAQRIDREQLCRLLEKCMLRCEVIMEGEMQVYGIEVEITDINDNAPSFKEIELEERMSETTAPGSRFPLAEAHDPDVGRNSLQSYELSGDEHFSLAVQAGPGGDQRPELVLAKALDREEAAFHELVLRASDGGEPARTGTARIRVAVLDANDNAPVFSQAEYTVRVPEDVPVGSVLVTVTATDADEGLNGHVKYSLKKVSHIALEMFQLDPETGAISLVRSLDFEEGDSYEVEVQARDGGGLSDTAKVAISVTDVNDNAPELTVSSALSAISEDAPSGTVVALLHVQDRDSGANGEVRCSMAERLPFRLEKSFEDYYRVVTARELDREEVAEYNVTVRAADGGSPALWSSAVLALRVLDVNDNAPVFAEARYSARLPENNAAGALVLTVRAADADWGQNARVRYRLSEGRVRGAPLSSYVSVQAETGALYALRSFDYEEVREVWLWVRAEDGGAPALSSNVSVRLVIVDENDNAPQVLYPPAAAAPGAGWAGVELAPRSAEPGALVAKVVAVDADAGQNAWLSYELAKATEPGLFRVGLHSGEVRTARFPLARDAARQSLVVVVKDHGRPALSATATLTVVLAESVAELLAELGSAAAAPGEPAGSLTRWLVVAVAAVSCLFLAFLLLLLALRLRRWRWRRSQLLAAGSGALRGVPASHFVGIDGVRAFLHSYSHEVSLTADSRKSQLRLSGGSCCDTLPARPLPDEPAPLLAEDPASTRRADPAAPPVSSSDETFSATLPSAASLPVPPVFCVLPREV, from the coding sequence ATGTGCGCGGCGGGGAGGTatcggggccggcgggagcgagCCCTGCTGTGGTGCGTGCTGGTGGCGGCGTgggaggcagcgtgggggcagctgcGCTACTCGGTTCCCGAGGAGATGCCGAAGGGCTCGTTCGTGGGCGACGTGGCCAAggacctggggctggagctgccggcgCTCCGCCACCGCGACCTCAGCATCTTGGACAAAGGTAGGACGCAGTATTTCGCTCTGCACGGGAAGACGGGACATTTAGTGACGGCGCAGAGGATAGACAGAGAACAGCTGTGCCGGCTGTTGGAAAAGTGCATGCTGCGGTGTGAGGTGATAATGGAGGGGGAAATGCAGGTTTACGGAATCGAAGTGGAAATCACGGACATTAACGACAACGCGCCCAGCTTCAAGGAAATCGAGCTGGAGGAGAGAATGAGCGAGACGACAGCCCCAGGGTCGCGGTTTCCCCTGGCCGAGGCTCACGACCCGGACGTGGGACGGAATTCGCTGCAGAGCTACGAGCTGAGCGGCGACGAGCACTTCTCGCTGGCCGTGcaggcgggccccggcggcgatCAGCGTCCCGAGCTGGTGCTGGCGAAGgcgctggaccgggaggaggCGGCGTTTCACGAGCTGGTGCTGAGGGCGAGCGACGGCGGAGAGCCGGCGCGGACGGGCACGGCGCGGATCCGCGTGGCGGTGCTGGACGCGAACGACAACGCGCccgtgttcagccaggcggagtaCACGGTGCGTGTGCCGGAGGACGTGCCCGTGGGCTCCGTCCTCGTCACCGTCACGGCCACCGACGCCGACGAGGGGCTGAACGGGCACGTGAAATACTCATTGAAGAAAGTGTCGCACATCGCATTGGAAATGTTCCAGCTGGACCCCGAGACAGGAGCGATCAGTCTGGTGCGGAGCCTGGACTTCGAGGAAGGCGACTCCTACGAAGTGGAGGTGCAGGCACGGGACGGCGGCGGACTTTCCGACACGGCGAAAGTCGCGATCTCTGTGACCGATGTAAACGACAACGCTCCCGAACTGACAGTGTCGTCGGCGCTGAGCGCGATCTCTGAGGACGCCCCGTCGGGGACGGTGGTGGCCCTGCTGCACGTGCAGGACCGGGACTCGGGGGCGAACGGCGAGGTGCGGTGCAGCATGGCCGAGCGCCTCCCGTTCCGCCTGGAGAAGTCCTTCGAGGACTACTACCGCGTGGTGACGGCGAGGGAGCTGGACCGGGAGGAGGTGGCGGAGTACAACGTGACGGTGCGGGCGGCGGACGGCGGGTCGCCGGCGCTGTGGAGCAGCGCGGTGCTGGCGCTGCGGGTGctggacgtgaacgacaacgcgccggtgTTCGCGGAGGCGCGCTACAGCGCGCGGCTGCCCGAGAACAACGCGGCGGGCGCGCTGGTGCTGACGGTGCGGGCGGCGGACGCGGACTGGGGGCAGAACGCGCGCGTGCGGTACCGGCTGTCGGAGGGGCGGGTGCGGGGCGCGCCGCTGTCGTCCTACGTGTCGGTGCAGGCGGAGACGGGCGCGCTGTACGCGCTGCGCTCCTTCGACTACGAGGAGGTGCGCGAGGTGTGGCTGTGGGTGCGGGCGGAGGACGGCGGCGCGCCGGCGCTGAGCAGCAACGTGTCGGTGCGGCTCGTGATCGTGGACGAGAACGACAACGCGCCGCAGGTGCTgtacccgccggcggcggcggcgccgggcgcgggctgGGCGGGCGTGGAGCTGGCGCCGCGCTCGGCGGAGCCCGGGGCGCTGGTGGCCAAGGTGGTGGCGGTGGACGCGGACGCGGGGCAGAACGCGTGGCTGTCGTACGAGCTGGCCAAGGCGACGGAGCCGGGGCTGTTCCGCGTGGGGCTGCACAGCGGCGAGGTGCGCACGGCGCGCTTCCCGCTGGCCCGCGACGCGGCGCGGCAgagcctggtggtggtggtgaaggaccACGGGCGTCCGGCGCTGTCGGCCACGGCCACGCTGACCGTGGTGCTGGCCGAGAGCGTGGCCGAGCTGCTGGCGGAGctgggcagcgcggcggcggcgccgggcgagCCGGCCGGCAGCCTGACGCGGTGGCTGGTGGTGGCCGTGGCGGCCgtgtcctgcctcttcctcgccttcctgctgctgctgctggcgctgcgcctgcggcgctggcgctggcgcCGCTCGCAGCTgctggcggcgggcagcggcgccttGCGCGGCGTCCCGGCCTCGCACTTCGTGGGCATCGACGGCGTCCGCGCCTTCCTGCACTCCTACTCGCACGAGGTGTCGCTCACCGCCGACTCGCGCAAAAGCCAGCTCCGCTTGTCGGGCGGCAGCTGCTGCGAcaccctcccggcccggccgctgcccgacGAGCCTGCGCCGCTGCTCGCGGAGGACCCTGCCAGCACCCGCCGCGCggaccccgccgctcccccggtgAGTTCCTCTGACGAGACGTTCTCCGCAAcgcttccctctgctgcttctctgcccgTTCCCCCCGTGTTCTGTGTCCTGCCTAGGGAGGTTTAG
- the LOC142413713 gene encoding protocadherin gamma-B5-like: MEVRPAAQGRAAAGRVALLAVLLPVCCRAAPERIRYAIPEELGRGSLVGPLARDLGLSPADLPARKLRIVSGDEKQYFTLWEDNTNLRINERIDREGICGAVSPCVLSLEAVVENPFNIFHVSVTIQDINDNAPQFDREFVAIEMIESTPPGTRFPLSSGRDPDIGANSLQNYQLTPNPLFSLVVRESPDRTKHAELVLEKSLDREKQRNHHLILTAVDGGDPVRSGTTQIKINVTDANDNAPVFTKEIYKVRVLENLPEGSLAFQVKATDGDEGTNAEITYSFSDMANSARQVFTLDSRTGDVKVTGPLDYEEEKYYEATVEGRDGGGLIAHAKVHIDILDVNDNAPTLSLLPILNPIPEDSVPSTVVAVINVRDRDSGDNRQVSCNIDGDLPFRLEPSAENTYKLITASAMDREKVSAYNITITARDRGSPALSSRAALVLEVSDVNDNAPVFEEAAYSAYVAENNAAGAPVLRVRARDADAGANGRVSYWLAGGSAGLAPYVSVEARSGAVYAQRSFDYEQCREFAVAVRAQDGGAPARSSTATVRVFVLDRNDNAPRVLWPAAGAAAGAGAAPAAAAAPAPFEVVPRSAEAGYVVAKVVAVDADAGRNAWLSYELVQAPEPALFRVGLHSGEVRTARAVSERDAAKQRLVVVVKDHGQPALSATATLHVVLAESLQEALPELSERAAGAASPAELQFYLVLALALLSALFLLSVALAVLARVRRAGPPAVLRCLGAQRFSVAGAAFPADFCEGTLPYSYNLCVAPGRAVAEGAWLPPPSPPLPSLPAEELLGGEPCAKRSPSSSVGAGEPPADPDAPQVCKPALSRCFP, encoded by the coding sequence aTGGAGGTCCGACCGGCAGCGCAGGGCCGGGCAGCCGCCGGTCGGGTCGCGCTGTTGGCCGTGCTGCTGCCAGTGTGCTGCCGTGCGGCGCCGGAGCGGATCCGCTACGCCATCCCcgaggagctgggcagaggctCGCTGGTGGGGCCGCTGGCGCGGGACCTGGGGCTGAGCCCGGCGGACCTGCCGGCACGCAAACTGCGGATAGTGTCTGGTGACGAAAAGCAATACTTTACTCTCTGGGAAGATAATACAAATCTGCGGATAAACGAGAGGATAGACAGAGAGGGCATCTGCGGGGCCGTGTCGCCCTGTGTCCTCAGTTTGGAAGCAGTCGTGGAAAACCCTTTCAATATATTTCATGTAAGCGTTACTATCCAGGATATCAATGACAATGCGCCGCAGTTTGACAGAGAATTTGTTGCCATAGAAATGATCGAGTCCACGCCTCCTGGGACCAGGTTCCCACTGAGCAGTGGCAGAGACCCCGACATTGGCGCGAACTCATTACAAAACTACCAACTTACCCCCAACCCGCTCTTCTCCCTTGTAGTGAGGGAGAGTCCTGATAGGACGAAACACGCGGAATTGGTACTGGAGAAAAGCTTAGAtcgagaaaaacagagaaatcacCATTTGATACTGACGGCGGTGGATGGTGGGGATCCAGTCCGATCCGGGACCACCCAGATTAAGATTAACGTGACCGACGCAAATGACAACGCGCCGGTATTCACCAAAGAGATCTACAAGGTTCGAGTGCTGGAAAACCTGCCAGAGGGCTCCTTAGCTTTTCAGGTGAAAGCTACTGATGGCGACGAAGGTACAAATGCAGAAATTACCTACTCTTTCAGTGACATGGCAAACAGTGCTCGCCAGGTCTTCACTCTGGACTCCAGGACAGGGGACGTGAAAGTTACAGGCCCCTTAGATtatgaagaagagaaatattaTGAAGCGACTGTTGAAGGCAGGGACGGGGGCGGGCTGATTGCGCACGCCAAAGTGCACATAGACATTCTAGACGTGAACGACAATGCGCCAACCCTTTCCCTCCTGCCTATCTTGAACCCGATACCCGAAGACTCCGTCCCGAGCACAGTTGTAGCTGTGATCAATGTCCGTGACAGAGACTCGGGGGATAACAGACAAGTGAGCTGCAACATCGACGGCGATTTGCCTTTCAGACTAGAACCGTCAGCAGAGAACACCTACAAACTAATAACAGCCAGTGCCATGGACAGAGAAAAGGTCTCCGCTTACAATATCACCATCACTGCCAGGGACCGGGGCAGCCCGGCGCTCTCCAGCCGCGCGGCGCTGGTGCTGGAGGTGTcggacgtgaacgacaacgcgccggtgTTCGAGGAGGCCGCCTACAGCGCCTACGTGGCGGAGAACAACGCGGCGGGCGCGCCGGTGCTGCGCGTGCGCGCGCGGGACGCGGACGCGGGCGCCAACGGGCGCGTGAGCTACTGgctggcgggcggcagcgcgggcttGGCGCCGTACGTGTCGGtggaggcgcggagcggcgcggtgTACGCGCAGCGCTCCTTCGACTACGAGCAGTGCCGCGAGTTCGCGGTGGCGGTGCGGGCGCAGGACGGCGGGGCGCCGGCGCGGAGCTCGACGGCGACGGTGCGCGTCTTCGTGCTGGACCGCAACGACAACGCGCCGCGGGTGCTGTggccggcggcgggtgcggcggcgggcgcgggagcggccccggccgcggccgcggccccggccccgttcGAGGTGGTGCCGCGGTCGGCCGAGGCCGGGTACGTGGTGGCCAAGGTGGTGGCGGTGGACGCGGACGCGGGGCGCAACGCGTGGCTGTCGTACGAGCTGGTGCAGGCGCCGGAGCCGGCGCTGTTCCGCGTGGGGCTGCACAGCGGCGAGGTGCGGACGGCGCGGGCCGTGTCGGAGAGGGACGCGGCGAAGCAgcggctggtggtggtggtgaaggaccACGGGCAGCCGGCGCTGTCGGCCACGGCCACGCTGCACGTGGTGCTGGCCGAGAGCTTGCAGGAGGCGCTGCCGGAGCTGagcgagcgggcggcgggcgccgcctcGCCGGCGGAGCTGCAGTTCTACCTGGTGCTGGCGCTGGCGCTCCTCTCCGCTCTGTTCCTGCTGAGCGTGGCGCTGGCCGTGCTGGCGCGggtgcgccgggccgggccgcccgccgtcCTGCGCTGCCTGGGCGCGCAGCGCTTCTCCGTGGCCGGCGCCGCCTTCCCGGCCGACTTCTGCGAGGGCACCTTGCCCTACTCCTACAACCTGTGCgtggcgccgggccgcgccgtcGCCGAGGGCGCTTGGctgccgccgccgtcgccgccgctgCCCAGCCTGCCCGCGGAGGAGCTTCTCGGCGGGGAGCCCTGCGCGAAgcggagccccagcagcagcgtcGGCGCGGGAGAGCCGCCCGCGGACCCCGACGCACCGCAGGTCTGTAAGCCCGCGCTCTCCCGCTGTTTTCCTTGA
- the LOC142413714 gene encoding protocadherin beta-15-like: MAIARQVLCLSAFLSLPHARSEPIRYSVAEEAESGSVLANVAEDAGLAPAQLSARRARLASEDGRQHFRLDRGTGRLVVAERLDREELCGQSATCTLPFELLLANPLQFFRVEVAVEDINDHSPVFPEERVTFKIPERSDPGSRFPLEGAQDLDVGSNSIQAYSIAPENDYFSVSFGSRSEDDNYIELVLEKPLDREEQAEVGFSLIAMDGGSPPRSGTTQIRIVVLDVNDNAPVFAQKLYVGQVLENTPEGSVVLRVVATDLDAGPNGDISYQFSQAVGHRDSAFTIDPTSGEIKLTKSLDFEAAENHELSVRATDGGGLSAICKVLVEVVDVNDNAPELVVSSFSSPLPENTLPGTVVALFTVRDRDAGANGKISCALEDQLSFSLRPAYKNYYELVTVSTLDREEMPRYILTVTAADAGSPPLTTTQTFMVDISDVNDNAPVFNQTSYTMSVRENNVPTVLVGAVSATDADVGPNAKVTYSLAPAQRTEQAPCSCISVNSENGHVFVLQPLDYEQVRQIEVLVSASDGGSPPLSANVTVRLAVVDENDNVPLVLHPSQDSSPPSSELVPVSAEAGYLVTKVVAVDADSGQNSWLSYHLLRATDPGLFVVGAQSGEVRLRRPATERDAVKQKLVVLVRDNGRPPLSATAALSALLLNDFSDMRLPHSSLATEDEGSSLTTYLIISLVFVSLLFLMSTAAFIARKVCKRKELKSGHVLYGAGNLQSSVADAAAMGTLPHAYCYEISLTTGSGNSEFKFLKPILPSLPPQHRGMGGDTNSEQGFPRGPITAEEMAPDNPGTLSAEQFNSLSFN; this comes from the coding sequence ATGGCGATCGCAAGGCAAGTGCTttgtctctctgctttcctctccctgccgCACGCTCGCTCCGAGCCCATCCGCTACTCCGTAGCCGAGGAGGCGGAGAGCGGCTCCGTGTTAGCCAACGTGGCGGAGGACGCGGGGCTGGCCCCGGCGCAGCTGTCGGCTCGCCGCGCCCGCCTGGCCTCCGAGGACGGCCGGCAGCACTTTCGCTTAGACCGCGGCACCGGCCGCCTCGTAGTGGCGGAGAGGCTGGACCGGGAGGAGCTGTGCGGGCAGTCCGCTACCTGCACGCTCCCCTTCGAGCTCCTGCTGGCAAACCCGCTGCAGTTCTTTCGAGTCGAGGTGGCCGTGGAGGACATCAATGACCATTCGCCCGTTTTCCCGGAGGAACGAGTCACTTTTAAGATCCCGGAAAGGAGCGACCCGGGCTCGCGTTTCCCACTGGAGGGGGCTCAGGACCTGGATGTTGGCAGCAACAGCATCCAGGCTTACAGCATTGCTCCCGAGAACGACTACTTTAGTGTCTCCTTTGGCAGTCGGAGTGAGGATGACAATTATATTGAACTGGTCCTGGAAAAGCCTCTAGACAGAGAGGAGCAGGCGGAGGTGGGTTTCAGTCTCATCGCCATGGACGGGGGCTCTCCGCCCAGGAGTGGGACCACCCAAATCCGCATTGTCGTTCTAGATGTAAATGACAACGCTCCCGTCTTCGCACAGAAGCTGTACGTTGGGCAGGTTTTGGAAAACACGCCGGAGGGCTCTGTCGTTCTCCGCGTGGTGGCAACTGATCTGGATGCAGGACCTAATGGGGACATCTCCTATCAGTTCAGCCAAGCAGTGGGCCATAGAGACTCAGCATTCACAATTGACCCCACAAGTGGTGAAATTAAGCTCACCAAGTCTCTGGACTTTGAAGCAGCAGAGAATCATGAGCTCAGCGTGCGGGCCACGGACGGCGGGGGCCTCTCAGCAATCTGCAAGGTGTTGGTGGAGGTGGTGGATGTGAATGACAATGCACCGGAGCTGGTGGTCAGTTCCttcagcagccccctccccgagAACACATTACCAGGGACAGTGGTCGCCCTCTTTACTGTCAGGGACCGGGATGCCGGTGCCAACGGGAAGATCTCCTGTGCCCTTGAAGACCAGCTATCGTTCTCCCTGCGGCCAGCCTATAAGAATTACTACGAGCTGGTGACTGTGAGCACGCTGGACCGGGAGGAGATGCCACGGTACATCCTCACTGTCACAGCAGCAGATGCAGGGTCACCGCCTCTCACAACCACCCAGACCTTCATGGTGGACATCTCCGATGTCAACGACAACGCACCTGTCTTCAACCAGACATCATACACCATGTCTGTGCGTGAGAACAACGTCCCCACGGTGCTCGTTGGAGCCGTCAGTGCCACAGATGCTGATGTGGGACCTAATGCCAAGGTGACCTATTCCCTGGCACCGGCCCAACGCACAGAGCAGGCCCCCTGCTCCTGCATCTCCGTGAACTCTGAGAACGGGCACGTGTTTGTGCTGCAGCCCCTGGACTACGAGCAGGTGAGGCAGATCGAGGTCTTGGTGAGCGCCTCCGATGGGGGTTCGCCACCCCTTAGTGCCAACGTCACTGTCCGCCTTGCTGTGGTGGACGAGAATGACAATGTGCCGCTGGTGCTGCACCCCTCGCAGGACAGCAGCCCACCGTCCAGCGAGCTGGTGCCTGTGTCGGCTGAGGCGGGGTACCTCGTAACCAAAGTGGTGGCTGTTGATGCTGACTCGGGGCAGAACTCGTGGCTCTCGTACCACCTGCTGAGGGCCACCGACCCCGGGCTGTTTGTGGTGGGTGCCCAAAGTGGGGAGGTGCGGCTGAGGAGGCCGGCGACGGAGAGAGATGCCGTGAAGCAGAAGCTCGTCGTCTTGGTGCGAGACAACGGGCGGCCACCACTGTCGGCCACTGCAGCACTGAGCGCACTCCTGCTCAATGACTTCTCAGACATGCGCCTACCACACAGCAGCCTGGCCACGGAGGATGAGGGCAGCTCCCTGACAAcctatttaataatttcattggTCTTCGtctcactcctcttcctcatgTCCACTGCAGCCTTCATCGCTCGCAAGGTGTGCAAGAGAAAGGAGCTGAAAAGCGGGCATGTGCTTTACGGCGCCGGCAACTTGCAGAGCAGCGTGGCTGATGCGGCCGCTATGGGGACTCTGCCCCATGCTTATTGCTATGAGATCAGCCTCACGACGGGCTCGGGCAACAGCGAGTTCAAGTTCCTGAAGCccatcctccccagcctgccaccACAGCACCGTGGCATGGGCGGGGACACCAACAGTGAACAAGGTTTCCCCCGTGGCCCTATCACGGCAGAGGAGATGGCACCAGACAACCCAGGGACGCTCTCTGCAGAACAATTCAATAGTCTTTCCTTTAACTAG
- the LOC142413405 gene encoding protocadherin gamma-A10-like, translating to MPKGSLVGDVAKDLGLELPALRRRDLSIIDRGRTQYFALHGKTRHLVTAQRIDREQLCESVQQCVLRCELIVEGEMQVYGIEGEITDINGNAPSLRGAEIDLRLSETTAPGWRFPLARAHDPDVGRNSLQSYELSGDEHFSLAVQAGPGGDQRPELVLAKALDREEAAFHELVLRASDGGEPARTGTVRARVAVLDASDNAPVFSQVEYTVTATDADEGLNGHVKYSFHKISERSSEIFQLDAETGAISLVRSLDFEEGESYEVEMGAQDGGGLSDTAKVAIAVTDVNDNAPELTVSSALSAISEDAPSGTVVALLHVQDRDSGANGEVRCSMAERLPFRLEKPFEDYYRVVTARELDREEVAENNVTVRAADGGSPALWSSAVLALRVLDVNDNAPVFAEARYSARLPENNAAGALVLTVRAADADWGQNARVRYRLSEGRVRGAPLSSYVSVRAETGALYALRSFDYEEVREVWLWVRAEDGGAPALSSNVSVRLVIVDENDNAPQVLYPPAAAAPGAGWAGVELAPRSAEPGALVAKVVAVDADAGQNAWLSYELAKATEPGLFRVGLHSGEVRTARFPLARDAARQSLVVVVKDHGRPALSATATLTVVLAESVAELLAELGSAAAAPGEPAGSLTRWLVVAVAAVSCLFLAFLLLLLALRLRRWRWRRSQLLAAGSGALRGVPASHFVGIDGVRAFLHSYSHEVSLTADSRKSQLRLSGGSCCDTLPARPPAEASGGLVPKGEVAETCGQVSFQVR from the coding sequence ATGCCGAAGGGCTCGTTGGTGGGCGACGTGGCCAAggacctggggctggagctgccggcgCTCCGCCGGCGCGACCTCAGCATCATAGACAGAGGTAGGACGCAGTATTTCGCTCTGCACGGGAAGACGCGACATTTAGTGACGGCGCAGAGGATagacagagagcagctctgcgagAGTGTGCAGCAATGCGTGCTGCGGTGTGAGCTCATAGTGGAAGGGGAAATGCAGGTTTACGGAATCGAAGGGGAAATCACGGACATCAACGGCAACGCGCCCAGCTTGCGAGGGGCAGAAATAGACCTGAGACTCAGCGAGACGACAGCCCCAGGGTGGCGGTTTCCCCTGGCCAGGGCTCACGACCCGGACGTGGGACGGAATTCGCTGCAGAGCTACGAGCTGAGCGGCGACGAGCACTTCTCGCTGGCCGTGcaggcgggccccggcggcgatCAGCGTCCCGAGCTGGTGCTGGCGAAGgcgctggaccgggaggaggCGGCGTTTCACGAGCTGGTGCTGAGGGCGAGCGACGGCGGAGAGCCGGCGCGGACGGGCACGGTGCGGGCCCGCGTGGCGGTGCTGGACGCGAGCGACAACGCGcctgtgttcagccaggtggagTACACCGTCACGGCCACCGACGCCGACGAGGGGCTGAACGGGCACGTGAAATACAGTTTCCATAAAATTTCAGAGCGGTCGTCGGAAATTTTCCAGCTGGACGCCGAGACGGGAGCGATCAGTCTGGTGCGGAGCCTGGACTTCGAGGAAGGCGAATCCTACGAAGTGGAGATGGGGGCTCAAGACGGCGGCGGACTTTCCGACACGGCGAAAGTCGCGATTGCCGTGACagacgtgaacgacaacgcgcccgAACTGACAGTGTCGTCGGCGCTGAGCGCGATCTCTGAGGACGCCCCGTCGGGGACGGTGGTGGCCCTGCTGCACGTGCAGGACCGGGACTCGGGGGCGAACGGCGAGGTGCGGTGCAGCATGGCCGAGCGCCTCCCGTTCCGCCTGGAGAAGCCCTTCGAGGACTACTACCGCGTGGTGACGGCGAGGGAGCTGGACCGGGAGGAGGTGGCGGAGAACAACGTGACGGTGCGGGCGGCGGACGGCGGGTCGCCGGCGCTGTGGAGCAGCGCGGTGCTGGCGCTGCGGGTGctggacgtgaacgacaacgcgccggtgTTCGCGGAGGCGCGCTACAGCGCGCGGCTGCCCGAGAACAACGCGGCGGGCGCGCTGGTGCTGACGGTGCGGGCGGCGGACGCGGACTGGGGGCAGAACGCGCGCGTGCGGTACCGGCTGTCGGAGGGGCGGGTGCGGGGCGCGCCGCTGTCGTCCTACGTGTCGGTGCGGGCGGAGACGGGCGCGCTGTACGCGCTGCGCTCCTTCGACTACGAGGAGGTGCGCGAGGTGTGGCTGTGGGTGCGGGCGGAGGACGGCGGCGCGCCGGCGCTGAGCAGCAACGTGTCGGTGCGGCTCGTGATCGTGGACGAGAATGACAACGCGCCGCAGGTGCTgtacccgccggcggcggcggcgccgggcgcgggctgGGCGGGCGTGGAGCTGGCGCCGCGCTCGGCGGAGCCCGGGGCGCTGGTGGCCAAGGTGGTGGCGGTGGACGCGGACGCGGGGCAGAACGCGTGGCTGTCGTACGAGCTGGCCAAGGCGACGGAGCCGGGGCTGTTCCGCGTGGGGCTGCACAGCGGCGAGGTGCGCACGGCGCGCTTCCCGCTGGCCCGCGACGCGGCGCGGCAgagcctggtggtggtggtgaaggaccACGGGCGTCCGGCGCTGTCGGCCACGGCCACGCTGACCGTGGTGCTGGCCGAGAGCGTGGCCGAGCTGCTGGCGGAGctgggcagcgcggcggcggcgccgggcgagCCGGCCGGCAGCCTGACGCGGTGGCTGGTGGTGGCCGTGGCGGCCgtgtcctgcctcttcctcgccttcctgctgctgctgctggcgctgcgcctgcggcgctggcgctggcgcCGCTCGCAGCTgctggcggcgggcagcggcgccttGCGCGGCGTCCCGGCCTCGCACTTCGTGGGCATCGACGGCGTCCGCGCCTTCCTGCACTCCTACTCGCACGAGGTGTCGCTCACCGCCGACTCGCGCAAAAGCCAGCTCCGCTTGTCGGGCGGCAGCTGCTGCGACACCCTCCCGGCCCGGCCACCGGCTGAAGCTTCAGGTGGTCTCGTCCCTAAGGGAGAGGTTGCCGAGACTTGTGGCCAAGTTTCCTTTCAGGTACGTTAA